One Campylobacter lari DNA segment encodes these proteins:
- a CDS encoding glucosaminidase domain-containing protein — translation MKLIIILLSSVLFLKAEFIAGFDEQYYTLSIKEKREVFIKKINALLDVSFKEIEKEKEFVNIFFREALKNNFRKLNSNAVQKLWSLKEKYRVKNLYDHKEYQMRIQKVPKSLAIAQAIIESATGTSRFAKEANNLFGEWTWGEKGLIPKERGEGKTHKIRIFDSLQESVDSYLLNLNRHDAYKEFRSWRWDTISENKKLDGKEAASHLEKYSEIKSNYTKLIISIIEQHNLDELD, via the coding sequence TTGAAGCTGATTATAATTTTACTTAGTAGTGTCTTATTTTTAAAAGCTGAATTTATAGCAGGTTTTGATGAGCAATACTATACTTTAAGTATAAAAGAAAAGCGTGAAGTTTTTATCAAAAAAATCAATGCTTTATTAGATGTTTCTTTTAAAGAGATAGAAAAGGAAAAAGAATTTGTAAATATTTTTTTTAGGGAAGCTTTAAAGAATAATTTTAGAAAACTAAATTCTAATGCTGTGCAAAAACTATGGTCTTTAAAAGAAAAATATCGCGTTAAAAATTTATACGATCATAAAGAATATCAAATGCGTATCCAAAAGGTACCAAAGTCTTTAGCTATAGCTCAAGCTATTATTGAAAGTGCAACTGGTACAAGTCGTTTTGCTAAAGAGGCAAATAATTTATTTGGAGAATGGACTTGGGGTGAAAAAGGTTTAATTCCAAAAGAAAGAGGCGAGGGTAAAACTCACAAAATTCGTATATTTGATAGTTTGCAAGAAAGTGTGGATTCATACTTGCTTAATTTAAATCGCCATGATGCTTATAAAGAATTTAGATCTTGGCGGTGGGATACTATAAGTGAAAATAAAAAACTTGATGGTAAAGAAGCAGCAAGTCATTTAGAAAAATACTCAGAGATTAAAAGTAATTATACTAAGCTCATTATTTCTATTATAGAACAACATAATCTTGATGAGTTAGATTAG
- a CDS encoding ATP-binding protein, whose translation MKSLQFFYDNYPKFQKFDERKIQIQTHKNIVIKGGFASGKKNLILNFLSLYKAENILFIDCDDLKFQASALINLNSFLTYNPQIKFLALCNFAHDFDFASLKHLNLQIILSVCDSNFCLDQFEELHLDYLDFEEFLSLNKKYADTKTMVSYFLHTGRNVILNHNFNTNSSYLKSFYTPLELTILKQIALELGNEFSVNELLKTLKNSIKISKDTLYKSIEKLESNYTLYFVKNLEKNLKKVYFWDFSLKNSLSIQKDFSALFENLILSELFKFKQEIFYTKHFDFYLPSLKNAFLCSPFKDKDLLSLKVKKILSKNQLALSTIYIITLSQRDEFFIEGVRVMILPFDEWALGN comes from the coding sequence ATGAAATCACTACAATTTTTTTACGATAATTACCCAAAATTTCAAAAATTTGATGAAAGAAAAATTCAAATCCAAACCCATAAAAACATCGTCATAAAAGGTGGTTTTGCAAGTGGTAAGAAAAATTTAATTTTAAATTTTTTGTCTTTATATAAAGCAGAAAATATACTTTTTATCGATTGTGATGATTTAAAATTTCAAGCAAGTGCTTTAATAAATTTAAATTCGTTTTTAACTTATAATCCGCAAATTAAATTTCTAGCTTTGTGTAATTTTGCTCATGATTTTGACTTTGCTAGTTTAAAACATCTTAACTTGCAAATCATACTTAGCGTTTGTGATAGTAATTTTTGCTTAGATCAGTTTGAAGAACTTCATTTAGATTATTTAGATTTTGAAGAATTTTTAAGCTTAAATAAAAAATATGCTGATACCAAAACCATGGTAAGTTATTTTTTACACACAGGACGCAATGTGATTTTAAATCACAACTTTAACACAAATTCATCATACTTAAAAAGCTTTTATACCCCATTAGAGCTTACTATACTCAAACAAATTGCCTTAGAACTTGGGAATGAATTTAGCGTTAATGAGTTATTAAAAACTCTAAAAAATAGTATAAAAATTTCCAAAGATACCTTATATAAAAGCATAGAAAAACTAGAATCAAACTACACTTTGTATTTTGTAAAAAATCTTGAAAAAAATTTAAAAAAAGTATATTTTTGGGACTTTTCATTAAAAAATTCTCTAAGCATACAAAAAGACTTTAGTGCTTTGTTTGAAAATTTGATTTTAAGCGAGTTGTTCAAATTTAAGCAAGAAATTTTTTATACTAAGCATTTTGATTTTTACTTACCAAGTCTTAAAAATGCATTTTTATGCTCACCCTTTAAAGATAAAGATTTGCTTAGCTTAAAAGTCAAAAAAATACTTAGTAAAAACCAACTCGCACTTTCGACTATTTATATCATCACACTTTCGCAAAGAGATGAGTTTTTCATAGAAGGGGTTCGTGTGATGATTTTACCTTTTGATGAGTGGGCTTTGGGTAACTAA